Below is a genomic region from Primulina eburnea isolate SZY01 chromosome 9, ASM2296580v1, whole genome shotgun sequence.
taacgTAAGATCACGTTCCGAGAGTTGGGTCGACTCCCCATGGGAGCTCGGCCAGACacttgataaaattttaataacgTAAGATCACGTTGCGAGAGTGGGGTCAGCTCGGCCATGGGAGCTCGGCCCCACAATTGGTCAAATTTTACACAAGCTTGCATAGTGAAGTTCATGCCGAGCTGAGGTGAGCATCATTATACGTTTAGTCTGAACTccctgagggtgaaaacccatatcatacttggcgtgaccaagatgaggtgagctctgggctcctgaaatgtccgagggtgaaaacccttgtcatacttggcgtgaccaagatgaggtgagctctgggctcctgaaatgtccgagggtgaaaacccttgtcATAcgtggcgtgaccaagatgaggtgagctctgggctcctgaaatgtctgagggtgaaaacccttgtcatacttggcgtgaccaagatgaggtgagctctgggctcctgaaatgtccgagggtgaaaacccttgtcatacttggcgtgaccaagatgaggtgagctctgggctcctgaaatgtccgagggtgaaaaccctcgtcatacttggcgtgaccaagatgaggtgagctctgggctcctgaaatgtctgagggtgaaaacccttgtcttacttggcgtgaccaagatgaggtgagctctgggctcctaaAATGTTCGAGGGTAAAAACCCTTGTCATACttgacgtgaccaagatgaggtgagctctgggctcctgaaatgtccgagggtgaaaacccttgtcatacttggcgtgaccaagatgaggtgagctctgggctcttGAAAtgtctgagggtgaaaacccttgtcatacttggcgtgaccaagatgaggtgagctctgggctcctgaaatgtctgagggtgaaaacccttgtcATACTttgcgtgaccaagatgaggtgagctctgggctcctgagaTGTCTGAGTGTGAAAACCCTtgtcatacttggcgtgaccaagatgaggtgagctctgggctcctgaaatgtccgagggtgaaaacccttgtcTGTAATAACAACAATCTCTAActaaaatttgtaattttattaATGTCTGAAAAAAGCGTTAAAACCTGATGTCCTTGCAACAAAAATAAATGACAATAAAAAGAGCTAAATTCCTTAAATATTTAAGCATAATATTTGCGGAGGTGATAAGCATTCAATGGCCTCTCCAATTTCTTCCCTGCCCAGTCTTTTAAGTAATAGGCACCTGAGCTGAGCTTCTCCACCACTTTGAACGGCCCTTCCCATCTCGGATCAAGCTTCCCGACCTTCTCTTCTTGAACCTTCTTCCAAACTAGGTCTCCAACCTGGAAGCTCTTCTAAATGACCTTCTTATTGTAAGATTGGGCTATGCGCCTCTTGTAAGATTCCATTCTTATGGCCGCGGTTTCCCTCTTTTCTTAGAGGAAATCCAAGTCTGCTGCTCGCCTCTCATTGTTTTGCTCATCATAGAATATTACTCGGGATGTCTCTTCTCCGATCTCTGCCGGGAGCACGGCCTCATTTCCATAAACCAGGCTGAAAGGCGTCTCCCCTGTGCCTATCTTAGGAGTAGTCCTATATGACCAAAGCACGCTGGGGAGTTCCTCCACCCAATTACCTTTTGCGCTCCCAAGTCTGGTCTTCAGGCTTTGCACCAAGGACCTGTTGATGACTTCTACTTGGCCATTACACTGAGGGTAGGTCACAGAGGTGAATTGCTACTGGATCTTCATCTCTTTACACCAGGCTTGGATCCCCCCTCCTTGAAATTGTCTTCCATTGTCAGATATTAACTTCCTCGGGACCCCAAACCTGCAGACGATGTTCTTCCAGAGAAATTTGAGTACCTCGTTTTCAGTTATCCTAGCCAAAGCCTCAGCCTCAACCCATTTTGAAAAGTAATCAATAGCAACAAGCAAGAACTTTTTCTGAGCTGGGGCCGTGAGAAAAGGTCCCACAATGTCGATCTCCCATTGGTCAAACGGGCAGGCTGCCACAATACTCTTCATTAGTGCAGCTGGTTGATGTTGGAGCTTAGCATGACGCTGGCAGCTGTTGCATGAGATAACGATGGCTAGAGCGTCTTTCAACATAGTGGGCCAGAAATAGCCGGCCAATAGTGCCTTTCGTGCTAGAAAGTAAGATCCCAAGTGATTTCCGCAACAGCCCTCATGAATCTCCCTTAGCACATAATTAGATTGCTTGGGACCCAAGCACTTGAGAAGAGGCCGAGAGGCTGACCTCTTGTAAAGAGttccattgacaagtataaaccGTAGGCTCCTTCGCTTCATCATGTACGCCTTTTTTGGATCTTTGGGGAGCACTCTATCTTTCATGTAATCCAACAACTCGGCGCGCCATTCATTGTCCTCGGACTCAGGAGAGGGGTAGTATAAAGAAGGACTTAGTTCTAATTGGACTACCACATCTCTCGATTTCCAACTGTGAAGTGATCTCGCCATTTTTGCGAGGGAGTCGGCTCCCTCATTCTCCTCCCTGAGGATCTGTTTAAAAACAAGTTCTGTAAAGAGTTCTTTAGCCGCCTCTACCGCTTTtacatattctatcaatcttTCATTCTTGATATCATAAGACCCATTCATTTGATGAGCCACCAACTGAGAATCAGAAAATAGGTGAACCCGGGCAGCCCCGACCTGCTGGGCTGCCCTTAGACCTGCTAAGACTGCTTCATATTCTGCCTCGTTATTAGATGCCCTGAAGTCTAGCCTTACAGCTAATTTTAGCTCATCCCCTTTCGGAGAGATCAATAATACTCCAACTCCACTGCCTTCATTGGTGGCCGAGCCATCGACATATACCTTCCAAAGATCTTCAATCTCGACATGCAAGGTCTCAGCAAGAAAGTCGGCCAAGGCCT
It encodes:
- the LOC140840659 gene encoding uncharacterized protein, which translates into the protein MAVSSVLIKQKGTEQSPVYYISHALKGAELRYTVVEKLALALVTTAQRLRSYFLSHPIMVLTNSPLGRIMTHADISGRLVKWTTELGEYDIQYGPGTAIRAQALADFLAETLHVEIEDLWKVYVDGSATNEGSGVGVLLISPKGDELKLAVRLDFRASNNEAEYEAVLAGLRAAQQVGAARVHLFSDSQLVAHQMNGSYDIKNERLIEYVKAVEAAKELFTELVFKQILREENEGADSLAKMARSLHSWKSRDVVVQLELSPSLYYPSPESEDNEWRAELLDYMKDRVLPKDPKKAYMMKRRSLRFILVNGTLYKRSASRPLLKCLGPKQSNYVLREIHEGCCGNHLGSYFLARKALLAGYFWPTMLKDALAIVISCNSCQRHAKLQHQPAALMKSIVAACPFDQWEIDIVGPFLTAPAQKKFLLVAIDYFSKWVEAEALARITENECNGQVEVINRSLVQSLKTRLGSAKGNWVEELPSVLWSYRTTPKIGTGETPFSLVYGNEAVLPAEIGEETSRVGDLVWKKVQEEKVGKLDPRWEGPFKVVEKLSSGAYYLKDWAGKKLERPLNAYHLRKYYA